Genomic window (Arthrobacter sp. StoSoilA2):
TGTCAAGCAGGGTGAGACCGGTGAAAACGCGCATGGTGAGCTGCTGCTCTTCCGGCGTCAGCGTGTGCCACGACTGGACGTCGTTGGACAGCGGCACCTTCTCCGGCAGCCAGAAGTTGTTGACCAGTCGGTTCCAGACTTCCACGTCCTTGTCGTCCTGGATCTTGTTCCAGTTGATTGCTTCGACGTGCGTCAGGAGCTTCACTTTCTCAGTCATTTGTCGTTTCACTTTCTCGCATGAGCTTCGCTTGCGCTGCATCGTCGATGCAATGCTGGCAGGTTGGGTTCACAACACCCTTGTTCGTGTGATGTCTGGTGTGCGCGTTTCGTCGGCTGGATGGCATCGGCCTGCCTTTCCTGACAGCAGACATTTTCGCACGAGTTTCGGCGCTGGCCTTCTTGCCAAAATTTGGATTGCCCTCGCCGGTGAAGGCCTCAGAAAGCGCCTTGCGTGACTCCAAAGGCATTGTGTGGCCAAATCCTGGATGGTCCGGCCCGAACTTGCCAAAGTTCGGATTGTCCGATCCGACAAACGTGCCCTTGCGCTCATCGGACCACTTTTCCCGCTGCTCCGATGAGTGTGAGTTGCCAAAGAAGGGATTCTCCTCACCGAATCGGCTCAGGCCCTTCCGCCCAGTAGATCGGAGCCGAGCAGCTTCCCGCATTTCATCTGTCCACACCACACCCGTCGGACCCAGCCCGCCCTCTGAGAGGTTCAGGAGACGATCCCCCTGACTCCTCAAATATGCGATCCAGTCCATCTCGGCTTGACCAAGTTGGTCCAATCCTTCAAGCCAATCAAGTTCGTCAGCAATGAGATCCGCAGGATCGTGCTTCCTCACCCAGTCATAGAACGGAGTCTTGCGTCCTTCGGCGGCGACTCTGAGATGTTGATGGAACCGACGGCTGGTGGTCTTGGTCGTAATGCCGACGTAGCGGTACTCAACCTCACGGCGCAGCCGGACGCCATAAACCAAGCCACCCGTCGCCGTCGTAATTCCATTCATCTCAAAGCACCACCGTCATAGGGCACATGAAACACAGCCCTCCACCTCAGTCCCTTCCAGGGCCATCTGGCGGAGACGGATGTAGTAGAGGGTCTTGATGCCCTTGCGCCATGCGTAGATCTGCGCCTTGTTGATATCACGCGTAGTGGCGGTGTCCTTGAAGAACAGCGTCAGGGACAGGCCCTGGTCCACGTGCTGGGTGGCCGCGGCGTAGGTGTCGATGATCTTTTCGTAGCCGATTTCGTAGGCATCCTGATAGTACTCCAGGTTGTCGTTGGTCAGGTACGGAGCCGGGTAGTAGACGCGGCCGATCTTGCCTTCCTTGCGGATTTCGATCTTTGCGGCCACCGGGTGGATCGAGGAGGTGGAGTTGTTGATGTAGCTGATGGAACCGGTGGGCGGCACGGCCTGGAGGTTCTGGTTGTAGATGCCGTGCTCCATGACGGAAGCCTTCAGCTCACGCCAGTCGTCCTGGGTGGGAATGTGGTGGCCTGCGAAGAGCTCGCGGACGCGCTCCGTTGCCGGAACCCATTCCTGCTCCGTGTACTTGTCGAAGAACTCGCCGGAAGCGTAGGTCGACTTCTCGAAGCCACCGAACTTCTGGCCGGTCTCGATGGCCAGCTTGTTGGACGCGCGGAGGGCGTGGAACAGCACCGTGTAGAAGTAGATGTTGGTGAAGTCCAGGCCCTCTTCGGAACCGTAGTGGACGTGCTCGCGGGCGAGGTAGCCGTGGAGGTTCATCTGGCCGAGGCCAATCGCGTGGCTCTGGGCATTACCCTGGGCAATCGACGGCACCGAGTTGATGTAGGACATGTCGGACACTGCGCTGAGGGCGCGGATGGACGTCTCGATCGAGAGACCGAAGTCCGGCGAATCCATGGTCTTGGCGATGTTCATGGAACCGAGGTTGCAGGAAATGTCCTTGCCCACGGTCTGGTAGCTCAGGTCTTCCGCGTAAATGGACGGCGAGGAAACCTGCAGGATCTCCGAGCACAGGTTGCTCATGGTGATCTTGCCGTCGATCGGGTTGGCCCGGTTCACGGTGTCCTCGAACATGATGTACGGGTAGCCGGACTCGAACTGGATCTCCGCGAGGGTTTGGAAGAACTCACGGGCACTGATCTTGGTCTTCTTGATCCGGGAATCGTCAACCATCTCGTAGTACTTCTCCGTGACGGAAATGTCGGAGAAGGGGACTCCGTAGACGCGCTCGACGTCGTACGGGGAGAAGAGGTACATGTCCTCGTTCTTCTTGGCGAGCTCGAACGTGATGTCCGGGATCACGACGCCAAGGGAGAGCGTCTTGATGCGGATCTTCTCGTCGGCGTTCTCGCGCTTGGTGTCCAGGAAGCGGTAGATGTCCGGGTGGTGTGCGTGCAGGTACACGGCACCTGCACCCTGGCGGGCACCAAGCTGGTTGGCGTAGGAGAAGCTGTCTTCGAGGAGCTTCATCACGGGGATGACGCCGGAGGACTGGTTTTCGATCTGCTTGATCGGGGCGCCGTGCTCACGGATGTTGGTGAGCGAAAGTGCCACACCGCCACCGCGCTTGGAGAGCTGCAGCGCGGAGTTGATGGCGCGGGCAATCGACTCCATGTTGTCTTCGATACGGAGCAGGAAGCAGGAGACAAGCTCGCCGCGCTGGGCCTTGCCTGCATTCAGGAAGGTGGGGGTTGCCGGCTGGAAACGGCCATCGATGATTTCGTCAACAAGGCGGCTGGCAAGTTCTTCGTTGCCGCGGGCAAGGTGCAGGGCAACCATGCAGACGCGGTCTTCGTAGCGCTCAAGGAAGCGCTTGCCGTCAAACGTCTTCAGTGTGTAGGACGTGTAGAACTTGAAGGCGCCAAGGAAGGTCTCGAAGCGGAACTTCTTTTTGTAGGCACGGTTGAAGAGTTCACGGATGAAGTTCATCGTGTACTGGTCCAGTGTTTCGCGCTCGTAGTACTGGTTCTTCACCAGGTAGTCGAGCTTCTCTTCCAGGTCGTGGAAGAACACGGTGTTGTTGTTCACGTGCTGCAGGAAGTACTGGTGCGCGGCTTCACGATCGGCTTCAAACTGGATCTCGCCGTTGGGGCCATACAGGTTCAGCATTGCGTTGAGCTCGTGATAGCCCAGGCCCTTATAGGCCTCCGGCAGTGGCTTCTTGGCCGTTTCCACAGCGCCCCCGGTTACTTCTGTTTCTGCGACAGTAGTGTCCAAAACTTTTCCAATCCTTGATTGACCCGATCGACGTCTTCCGGCGTCCCCATGAGTTCAAACCTGTAGAGATGCGGCACGTTGCACTTGGCGGCGATGATGTCTCCCGCTGCGCAATAGTTGTCCGCGAAGTTGGTGTTTCCTGCACCGATAACACCACGGATCAGTTCCCTGTTCCGTGGGTTGTTGAGAAACCTGATGACCTGCTTGGGCACTGAACCTTCGCCGTTTGTCCCGCCGTAAGTCGGCAGGACAAGGACAAAGGGTTCAAGTGCTTGAAGCGGGGCATCGTGCGCATAAAGCGGGATGCGCGCTGCATCCCTGCCCAATTTCCGGACAAAGCGCTTGGTGTTCTCAGATGTCGAGGAAAAGTAGATGAGGTGACTCCTCGTGGTCACAGTGTCCGTGTCACTGCGCACGGATGCCGTTGCCAGCGGTGCCATGGGAGTCACCTCGACTACATAGGAATTCTTGCTTGCTGTGGTGGCGAAGTCCGAAAGGAAACTTAGGCCACGGAGGAAACGGCCTGGGCCAGTTCCTCGATCTTGTCCGGGCGGAATCCAGACCAATGGTCCTGCTCGGTCACGACGACGGGAGCCTGCATGTAACCCAGCGCCTTGAGGCGTTCGAGCGCCTCGGCATCCTGGGAGATGTCGACACTCTGGTAGGCAATGCCCTTCTTGTCGAGTGCCCGGTAGGTTGCGTTGCACTGAACACAGGCCGGCTTCGTGTAAACCGTAACGGTCATGATCCCTGTCCCCTTAGTTGAAGTCTGTCGCTCTTCGTATCTGGCGGGCTCAACCGGAACTGAATACTGAATCCGATACCGGCCCGCAGGCTGCTGTGGCAGCCAACACGCTTATTTAGTCTTGTGCTGGTTTCCCGCTCAATCCGTAAACCGATACTACATGTAGTGCAAGCGCCTCGCCGGGACCCCAAGATGATGTATTACAAGTATGTCATTCAATCCACCGCTCGTCCACAGGGCAGGTGGCTCAAAATGTCCGTGATTCCGCCAAAGTGAGAGATGAAATCCACACCCTGTGGACTACTTAGCCACATTTAATCTCCAGCGTGTCGCCGGGTTCCGGCGTGTCGTGACACTTTGAAAATGTGGCGTGGCGAACACGGCTCGAACAGCCAGATTTGCTGATGGTCAAACGCAGAGTACGGTGTCCCTGATGCTTCAAGGGAGCCCACTCCCCTGTGTTGGCAGGAAGAAACGAGCAAAAGGACAGCTGATGGTCAACCTTCTCCATCTCCGGACCCTGTTGGAGGTCACCCGGCTGGGTTCCTTCGCGGCCGCAGCGGCGCAGCTTGGCTATACAGCCTCCGCCGTTTCCCAACAGATGGCCGCGCTGGAACGGGATACCGGCGTCGAACTGTTCCAGCGTTCGGCGAGGAGCGTGATTCCCACTGAGGCCGCCGTCACCATGACCCGGCACGCATCCAAGGTGCTCACGGACGTCGAAGCGCTCATGGCCGCCGCATCAAGGACCAGCGATGCACCGGCCCAGGAATTGCGGCTGGGCATCTTCCCCAGCCTTGCCACGTATGTGCTGCCGGACATCCTGCGGAATGAGCGGTGGAACGGGCTGGGGATAGAGCTGCGCGTATCAGTCGCTGAGCCGGCACAGACCATCCAGGGACTGCGCAGCGGCGGAGAATTGGACGTCGCCCTCGTGTACCAGGTGGGACAGTCAGGATTGGCCTGGCCACATTCCCTGGAGCGCCAATGGATCGGCGACGACGACTTCCGGGTGGTGCTGCCCGCTTCATGGAAAATCCGCGAGGATGCCGAGATTGAGGCCGCACACCTCTCGGACATGCCATGGATCGTCCATCACCCGGGCACCAGCGACGCCCTGGTGATCGAACGTTTGTTTGCCAGCTGCAACCTGCATCCCCGCGTCGTGGCTTACAGTGACGATTTCCATGCCAGCCTGGAGATGACCGCGGCCGGCCTGGGTGCTTCGCTGGTACCGGAACTGGCGCTGCGCAACCGGCCACCCGGCGTCGTGGTCCTTGACGTTCCGGACATCCGGCTGGCGCGAAACGTGTTCGCGCTGCTCATCAATGAAAAGCGAACAGCTCAAGTGCAACTGTTTACGCAGCTCCTGGCCGACACCCTCCGTGGCACCTCCGAAAAGAGCGGTTTGCATCCCCTGAAATCAGCGCCTGTCAAGGGTTCGCAGCGTCGGAGGTGAATTCTCCCCAATTGCTGGAACCGGCCCGATGTTGGGGTTAGATTGATCACATGGGCAAGGTAGCGAGCACACATTTTGGGGAGATCGAGCTCAATCACGGGCGTGAACATTGCTTCGTGACCAAACACGAGCTCGGCGGCAATCAGCTGGAGCTGGACCTGAACGTCACGGCGCATGACCATTTCGACGAGGCCGCCATGCACAAGGTGGACTACCGCTTGCGCTTCCTGCCGGAGCTGGTTGACCAGGTCCGGGAGATGATCGCCGATGAGCTGGACCAGGACGGCACCAATCCGCAGCAGTTCCTGCATTTCCATAGCTCCCAGCTCAAGGAAGAGCAGCTCGAATCGGTTTTCGGGGTCAGGGACAAGTCCCAGCTCACCAACGACGTCTTCCTCAAAGCCCTCAAACTGGGTCATGTGGCCATCTACCCTGGCCAGCCCGAGCGCTATTTTGTCCTGGACTTCACCCTCGGCTCGCACTTCACGGATGAGCTGCTGGTAGTGGCCGCCGATGAAGACGGCGTGGTGGATGACGAAATCCTTTGGGAGTCGTGAAGGCTGAAGCTTAAACGCCCGACGGCGGCCGGGAGAAGCGGCCAGCTGTTTTTAGCTTGCGTATTCCTGGCGGAGTGCCATGGTGCTTACGCGGCCAGCCGGCCGGGATGGCCGCGGCAGCGCCAGCTTGTCCAGCACGTCAAGGGCGTCCGCGTGCTCATTGAAGGTGTACAAGTGAATGCCCGGTGCACCGGCATCCAGTGCTGCATTGGTAAGATCCACGGTGGCAGCGACGCCGATTCGCCGACGCTCTGCTTCAGTGTCCAAGGCAGCTAGGCGCTCAATGAGTTCCACGGAAGGGTCGACGCCGGCCAGTTCGCCGAGGCGCTTCAGGCGCCGGATGCTGGTGAGCGGCATGACACCAGGGATGATCGGGATGGTGACCCCGGCCCGGCGTGCACGCGCAACCAGGTCCGAGTATTCGTTCGCGTGGAAGAAGACCTGCGTGATCGCGAAGTCTGCGCCGGAACGCTGCTTGGCCAGGAGAACTTCGACGTCGTGCCCCACACTTGGCGATTCAGGATGCCTGGTGGGGTACGCGGCCACTCCGACAGCGATCTTGCCGGCACAAAGAAGTGCTGAACGACGCTGCTCCACGCGGCGGATCAGTTCGATCAGATCCTGGGCATACCGGAGTGAGCCACTGGCAGGCTGGCTTCCGTCCTTGGGCAGATCCCCGCGGAGTGCGAGGATGCCACGGACGCCGCGGTCCAGTAGTTCACCAATGATCTCCGCCAATTCAAGCGGTGTGTTGCCCACACACGTCAGGTGGGCCAAGGGCCGGAGCGTGGTCTCGAGCAGGAGGCGGTTGATGAGGTCAACGGCAGTATCCCCGTTGGATCCACTGGCACCGTATGTCACCGAGACGTAGTCCGGCTCGGTGGCTTCGAGTTCACGGATAGTGGTCCACAGGCTTTCTGCGGCCGCCGGGGAGCGAGGGGGAAACAGCTCGTAGGAAAGTGCCACGGGCGCCGTTCCGGCGAGGTTGGGATGTGCGTCAATAAGGCTTGGCGGCGACATTTGCGTCCTTGGCTGTTCGTCATCGAACATCACCCAATGGATCCAAGGGAACCACCGATTGCATGGTCGATGAATTTAGTTTGGGATACACGAAGAAACTCCAGCAGGACGCAGCCGCGACCGGTACGCCAGGAATGAAGCTTTCCGTGTGCAAATGTCAGGCCCACATGGGGGCACCCACACCCTCCTCACCGCCCTTGCGGGGCGGATCCAACGGAGGATCGCTGACACGTTACCACGGTAACTTGTTTACGACTCTAGGTCGTGGGCGGCGAGCGGTTCAACTTTGCCACCGAATTAAGACGCAGTTTTACGATCCACGAAGAGGGATTTGTGAACTTTGTTCGCTGAATGGCTCACCAGGGCTTGTCTACGCCGGACTCATTCCCGGGGCCCCGCAGGTACTCCTCACGTTGCTGCCCTTCTGCCCGCTCCCGTTGGGCCTGTTGCGCGTTCTGTCCCAGCTTCTGCAGTTGCTCCTGCTGTTGGTCAGGCGGCGTGTCCTTGGCTGGCTTCCCCCCGGCCCTTCCGTCCGAGTCCGCAGCTATCTTGGCTTTGAGACGATCGGCCGCTGAGTCCAAAGCCCTCCCCTCTCCGGACGAATTTCCGGGTCCCTCCTGCGCACACTGGCTAGGTGAGGAATCGATGAGGTCCAGCGCTTCACGAAACAACGTGGCTGCCATCTGCTGATTGCCTGCCGACAGGGCAGCATCGCCCAGTTTCTCGACACTCAACACCAGATTGACCCGCACTTGGCATTCGTCCTCGCCGGCGCCGGCATCCAACGCCGCCTCGAAGTCCTTCCTTGCCGCCGTGAAGTCACCGGCCAAAACGTGGGCGTCGCCTGATGCGAAGAAGGCTTTGTGCGGCTCCACCAGGTTCGCCACATGCAGCCAGGACGCGGCTCTGGCCGCACGGTCCTGGTCGGCCGTTTCGAAGGCATGTGCGGCGTCCCCGCCCAAGGCACCCACGCTGAGGAGCTTCGCCGCCACGGCGAGCGTCAGCAGGGCCGGCGGAGCGGACCACAGCGCGAGGCGGCGTCTCCGGCGTCGAGCATTCTTCATGCCAGTGGCTCCTTGGCCCTCGACGGCAAGCTCCGCACTTCCCGCAGCGCGATGAGATGACGAACGGGTTCGTGAAGGGCCAGCAGGAATCCGGCGAGCGCCAGAAGCCAGTAAAGTTCCACGCGGCCGGGTTCATCGTCATTGGTGGGCGTGAGGGCGCCGGGCCGGGCTTTGGCAAGCATGTCGGACGTGGGTTGGTTCCCGGTACGGTGGACATATGGGACATTGAGTTGGCTTGCGATGTTTTTCAGTTGCCCTTCGTCGATCCTGGACACCGCGTCCTGGCCTGAGCCCTTGTCCTGCAGGTACCCGGCTTCAGTGTCCGAGGCGTCCTTCATCCGGCCACCATGCCCCGTGCCGTAACCCAGCACGGCTCCCCCACCGACGCTGCCCGCATCCACCGGCAGCGGCACTGGTGCCTCGGCCGCCGTGTTCTCGCCGTCCCCGGCGTAGAAGACCAATGCCGGACGTCCTGGGTGCTGCTCCCGGGCGGCCGCGAGCCTTTCCTTGAGCAACGCTCCCGCGCCCGTAATGCTGCTGCCGTTGGCGTACCGCGGGTTTTGCGGCTGCAGTATTGTCATGGCGGTTTGCAGCGCGGTGGCGTCCTGGCTCAACGGCATGCGGACGGTCGCCTTGTTGTCGAAAGTGATGAGGGAAAACCTGGCTCCCGCTAGTTCCCTGGCTATCGCCATCACGTCGCCAGTCGCCCCTGACAAGCGGGTTCCAGCGCCGTTGTAGTCCTCTGCTGCCATGCTGGTACTGGTATCGACAACGAAGAAGACGTCCACGTCCGCGACGGCGGTCCTCACTTCGCTGCCGGGCCAACCCGGTCGCAGTGCGGCAAGGACCAGAAGCACGACGGCGGCGCCCCGGACGGCGGCCGGCCGCACCGACCCTTTTGGTCCAGTGCTGCCGCGTCCCGGCCCGCGAATGATGGCCCACAGGGTGAGGGCGACGACGGCGACCCCCATGGCAGCGAGGAGCGCCCACGGAACGATTGGCAGAAGGGTCACTGGTCCAGCCTCCATCCCAGGATCACCATTCCGGCACCTGCCAGCAGCGCGACCCCAAGCGGCAGCGCCGGGCTATCGCTCACGGCAACCAGGGGCGCGGCCCGGTAGCTGCTGGCTTCGGTCTCCTGCACTTTCTGCACTATCCCGGGCACCGCGTCGGGACTGTCCAGGGCGAAGTAGCTGCCCCCGGTTCCTTCGGCAACCGCCTTGAGTTGGCCGCCTGGCTGATCTGCTTGATCTCCGTAGTCAAAGTCGCCGGGGTAGTCAAAGTCCGAGGGGTTCAGGGCATAAACCTTGACGTTCTTGCTCCGGGCCAGCTCCCCGGCCTGCTGCAGGGTGAAGATGGGGTCCCCGGAGAGGAAGTTGTCGGTGGCCAGCACAACAGACCGCGAGCGCTTGGCGTTGCCGGACGTGGATGCCGACCCTGACCCTGCCCCCGGATCTGGCCCCGACCCTGGTTCAATGTCCGGGAAGCTTTGCACGCAGGATGCCAGGCCATCGCCGATCAGGGAGGATCCTCCGCCGTTCCATGTCCCGTCGAAGAAGGATCCTGCCCCGCTGTCCAGAGCCTTCCGGGCTGCGGTGAGCTGTTCGGCGGCGTAGTCGTAGTCGTCTGTCAGCGGGAACGGTTGGACGCTGCTGCTATCGAAGATGACCATGCCGATGCGCTCGCCATCGAATTCCCGGGCGAGTTCCTGGAACACTTTGGCGATGGCAGCGTCCGTACTGGTCATGGATCCTGAAACATCCAGACAGAGGACGATGTCCCGGTTCCGGATGTCGGGCTGCTCCGTGGTGCGCTGGGCAGGTCTTGCCGCGGCTGTGGCTGTGGCCGCCAGAAACAACGCACCCAAGGCCATGGCGAGGACCAACGTGGCCTTGTACCGCCGCAGCGCTCTTTGGTACTCGGGAAGGTCTGTGAGGCGCTCGCCGTGTGCCACTGGCCTGCCCATTTGTCGCCGACGCCGGATCAACAGCCGGGCGGCTATCAGCAGTGCCAGGGCAGCGAGGGGAAGAATCCACCAGAAGGTCAGTTCCACGCCTGTACCACCTGGCGTGCGGTCCTGGCGGAGTCCCGAACGGATTGCAAGGCCACTGGCGCGAATTCGTTGGGATAGATCAGGGCGATACCCACGGCGACCTGATCCAGTCCGTTGCGGCGTAATTCTTCCAGTGTCATGGAAGTGGCCGGAAGGCCTGTGGCCGCACCCGCGAATTCGCGCACGAGGAGGCTGAGCCGCTGGTGGGCGTCCCGCCCGGGGAGGCGGCCGGCGTCGGCTTCTCTTTCGAGGGTATCTATTGCTGAGAGGCAGGTGGCCCGCAGCGTTTCCAGATCGTGAGGCGTCCTGTTCCCGCCTACAGGTGTTTTTGGTGTTGCCTTGTGGTCGGGCCACAGGATCCATCCGTACCAGCACGCCACGAGCAGCAGGAGTACCAAGCCCAGCCATAGCCACAGCTGCTGATATTGAAGGGGTGCATAGAAGCCGGCGTTATCCTGCACGGTTGCTGCCCTTGGCGGACTTCGCACCCGAGCGGTGCTTCTCCAGGAGCGCGAACACCGCCGGGAGGACATCGACGGTGGCGCCAACCGGCTGCTCAGCAATGCCGAGCCTGCGGAAGAATACGCTGCGCTCCTCCCTTCGTTTCCGCATTGCGCTGGCATAGGCGGCGCGAACAACGCTGTTCCCCGCCACCGCCGCAGGGATCCGCAGGCCGTTCCCGACGTCGCTGCTGGCCTCTTGCATAGACGCCGGTTGCCCCGGTTCCGCGGCCATGCGGGCGTCGAGGATAGTGAGCCAGAGGACTTCGTGCCGGGCCCTCAGGCGCCGGAGCAGTATTTCGGTGCGGGCGTCGGGCATAAACTCATCAGCGAGAACGGCAATGAGCAGGCGGCCCTTCAAGAACCTCAGCGCGTAGTCGAGTTGCTCTGTGATAGCGCTCGCCTGCCCATCCAGGGAGATGCCGGAATCCACTTCCCGGAGCAACCGCTCCAGGTGCTCTTCACCGTTTTGGGGCGGGAGGTAGCGGGAAGTGGCGGCCGAGCCGTGCAGGAGTCCGACGTCGTCCCCATGCCTGCAGGCGAGATAGCCCAGTACTCCGGCAGCGTCAACGGCAATGTCTTTTTTGGATTCACCCGAGGCTGCGTGGGCTGCCATGTTCCGTCCCGTGTCCACGAGCAACAGCACCGAATGACGGCGGACGGCCACATAGCGTTTCACCAGGGGTGATCCGTGGCGGGCAGTGGCTTTCCAATCGATGTCCCTGACTTCGTCGCCGGGTACGTATGAGCGCAATTCGTCGAAGTCCAGGCTGCGGCCCTTGAAGACAGAACCGTATTCGCCATCCAACATGGTGAGGGTCCTGCGATGGGCGAAGATGAACATCTTCGACTTCACGCGTCGGAGGAGGCTGGGCATTCGGTGTCCGTTACGGCGTCTGCACTGACATGAGCACTGCGTCAATGATGGTTTCCACCGGGGTCCCTTCAACCACGGCGTCGAACCCGAGCACTATTCTGTGGCGCAGGATCCTGTGGGCCAGTTTCTTGACGTCCTCGGGAATGACGTGGTCGCGCCCGCTAAGGAGTGCCAATGCCCTCGCCGCCTGACTGAACGCAATGCTTGCCCGCGGACTTGCACCGAACTCGATGAGGTTTGCCAATCGGGGCTCCAGGTACTGGGAGGCATGACGGGTCACATAGGCCAGGCCAACGATGTACTGGATGATGGCAGGATCAACGTAAACCCTCCTGACGAGTTCCTGCACCTGGACAATGGCGTCAAGGGAAGCGGCTGCGGGTGGCTTCTGCGCTGTGCTGAACACCCCGGCATCCATGCGCCTGATGACTTCGGCTTCCTCCGCCGGGCTCGGATAGTCCAGGACGTCCTTGAGCATGAAGCGATCCATCTGTGCTTCCGGAAGGCGGTAGGTTCCCTCCTGCTCAATCGGGTTTTGAGTTGCCAGCACGAGGAAAGGCTCGGGCAGAGCATAGGACTCGCCACCGATGGACGTTTGCCGTTCCTGCATCGCCTCCAGCATGGCGCTCTGCGTTTTGGCGCTGGAACGGTTGATCTCGTCAAGCAGCACAATGTTCGCGTGAACGGGTCCCAGTTGGGTGACGAACGTGCCTTTGGCCGCATCAAATATCTGGGTGCCGGCGATGTCACTGGGCAACAGGTCCGGAGTGCATTGGATCCGGCGAAAATCCGCACTCACGGAGTCCGCAAGAGCTTGCGCCGCTGTGGTCTTGGCCAGGCCCGGAACGCTCTCCAAAAGGACATGTCCGCCGGTCAGGAGGCCGATCAGCAGCGTTTCCTGCAGCCTCGACTGGCCCACCACCTTGGTCTCAAAGCTGCGGATAATGCTGCCGACGAGCTGCTGTGCGCGGGCCAAATCTTGTGCATCGATCCCGTCCGGTGCATCGGTTCCGGTCGCGGCTGTGTTCTGAAGCACCTGTGGTCCCCTCGCTGGCGTGAATCCACTCTATCCAAGCCTTCCCTGAACAAGCCCGCAATGGGGAGCCCTCCCCATGTGGACTTCTGGGGTCTATTCTTTTGCCATGCATCAGCTACCAGCCCGCTATGAGCAGTATCTCAACGGCCAAACCCAGCGTGTCATCGACGCCGTTCGTCCAGTTCTGCTGCAGTCCGCGGCAGACCAGAGGCACGGGGTCCGGATCACCTACAACACAGGGCCCACCGGACACCAGGCTCATCTGGACGAGTCGATACCCTACGGTGAAATAGTCGAAGACATCGACTAGCCCTTCACGGAGCCGGACAACGCGAAAGAGCTGCCCACGCTCCGGGATACCAGCACGTACAGCAACAGCACCGGCACTGAGTACAGGATGGAAAATGCCGCGAGCTGTCCATAAGCTATGGCACCGTGCTGGCCAAAGAAGCTGAAGATGGACACCGCGGCTGGTTGCTTTGCCGTGGAAAGCAACAGGATGAACGGGACGAAGAAGTTTCCCCATGCCTGTATGAAGACGAAGATGAACACCACGCCCAAGCCATGCCTCATGAGAGGCAGCACCACCGCGCGCAAGGCCGTCATACTTGAGGCGCCGTCCAT
Coding sequences:
- a CDS encoding VWA domain-containing protein; this encodes MELTFWWILPLAALALLIAARLLIRRRRQMGRPVAHGERLTDLPEYQRALRRYKATLVLAMALGALFLAATATAAARPAQRTTEQPDIRNRDIVLCLDVSGSMTSTDAAIAKVFQELAREFDGERIGMVIFDSSSVQPFPLTDDYDYAAEQLTAARKALDSGAGSFFDGTWNGGGSSLIGDGLASCVQSFPDIEPGSGPDPGAGSGSASTSGNAKRSRSVVLATDNFLSGDPIFTLQQAGELARSKNVKVYALNPSDFDYPGDFDYGDQADQPGGQLKAVAEGTGGSYFALDSPDAVPGIVQKVQETEASSYRAAPLVAVSDSPALPLGVALLAGAGMVILGWRLDQ
- a CDS encoding DUF58 domain-containing protein encodes the protein MPSLLRRVKSKMFIFAHRRTLTMLDGEYGSVFKGRSLDFDELRSYVPGDEVRDIDWKATARHGSPLVKRYVAVRRHSVLLLVDTGRNMAAHAASGESKKDIAVDAAGVLGYLACRHGDDVGLLHGSAATSRYLPPQNGEEHLERLLREVDSGISLDGQASAITEQLDYALRFLKGRLLIAVLADEFMPDARTEILLRRLRARHEVLWLTILDARMAAEPGQPASMQEASSDVGNGLRIPAAVAGNSVVRAAYASAMRKRREERSVFFRRLGIAEQPVGATVDVLPAVFALLEKHRSGAKSAKGSNRAG
- a CDS encoding AAA family ATPase, giving the protein MLQNTAATGTDAPDGIDAQDLARAQQLVGSIIRSFETKVVGQSRLQETLLIGLLTGGHVLLESVPGLAKTTAAQALADSVSADFRRIQCTPDLLPSDIAGTQIFDAAKGTFVTQLGPVHANIVLLDEINRSSAKTQSAMLEAMQERQTSIGGESYALPEPFLVLATQNPIEQEGTYRLPEAQMDRFMLKDVLDYPSPAEEAEVIRRMDAGVFSTAQKPPAAASLDAIVQVQELVRRVYVDPAIIQYIVGLAYVTRHASQYLEPRLANLIEFGASPRASIAFSQAARALALLSGRDHVIPEDVKKLAHRILRHRIVLGFDAVVEGTPVETIIDAVLMSVQTP